From the Synechococcus sp. HK01-R genome, one window contains:
- the rdgB gene encoding RdgB/HAM1 family non-canonical purine NTP pyrophosphatase → MRQRTLVIASGNAGKIREFARLLSALPLEVQPQPEGLEVEESGSTFAANARLKACAVAAATGAWALADDSGLSVDALQGAPGVFSARYAATDPERIARLLQELGDNANRDAHFSAALCIAAPDGSVLAEVEGQCHGLITTAPRGDQGFGYDPIFEVANTGLTFAEMSLEEKKHHGHRGRAFALLEPQLQQLLQPG, encoded by the coding sequence ATGAGACAACGCACCCTGGTGATCGCCAGCGGCAATGCCGGCAAGATCCGCGAATTCGCCCGCCTACTCAGTGCACTACCGCTGGAGGTGCAGCCCCAACCTGAGGGCCTGGAGGTGGAGGAAAGCGGCTCCACCTTTGCCGCGAATGCCCGCCTCAAGGCCTGTGCGGTGGCGGCAGCCACAGGCGCATGGGCGCTGGCGGATGATTCCGGGCTCAGCGTGGACGCGCTGCAGGGAGCGCCGGGCGTGTTCTCCGCCCGTTATGCAGCCACGGATCCAGAGCGAATTGCTCGATTGCTGCAGGAACTGGGAGACAACGCAAACCGTGACGCCCATTTCAGCGCGGCCCTCTGCATTGCCGCCCCCGATGGGAGCGTGCTGGCGGAGGTGGAAGGGCAGTGCCACGGTCTGATCACGACTGCCCCCAGAGGCGATCAGGGCTTCGGCTACGACCCGATCTTTGAAGTCGCCAACACCGGGCTGACCTTTGCCGAGATGAGCCTGGAAGAGAAGAAACATCACGGGCACCGCGGCCGAGCCTTCGCCCTCTTGGAGCCGCAGCTCCAGCAACTTCTCCAGCCTGGTTGA
- a CDS encoding phosphoglucomutase/phosphomannomutase family protein, whose protein sequence is MASAPLPLAAAPIKFGTDGWRGILGVDITVERLLPVAAAAAQELAHRAPAGLNSRTVVIGYDRRFLAPELAEAIAAAVRGCDLEPLLTDSAVPTPACSWAVVERSALGALVITASHNPPEWLGLKIKGTFGGSVEGDFTAAVEQRLAAGGITPPVQGVTARFDGRGEHIEGLRRKLDLSSLRRGLEGMGLQVIVDPMHGSAAGCVGELLGENSSYENSSNENSLVREIRSQRDPLFGGAPPEPLAPYLGELIAAVKAATAAGKPAVGLVFDGDGDRIAAVDEQGRFCSTQQLMPLLIDHLARARQLPGSVVKTVSGSDLMRLVAEDLGRTVLELPVGFKYIAAEMLAGEVLIGGEESGGVGFGMHLPERDALFAALLVLEALVEGGQPLGERIRSLQSRCGGASHYDRLDLRLADMESRRRLETLLADQPPQEVAGVAVQEVVRTDGVKLRLGPSHWLMLRFSGTEPLLRLYCEGPDEERVAAVLDWARDFATAV, encoded by the coding sequence ATGGCCTCTGCCCCTCTGCCCCTGGCTGCAGCGCCGATCAAGTTCGGGACCGATGGCTGGCGAGGGATTCTCGGGGTGGACATCACCGTGGAGCGGCTCCTCCCCGTGGCGGCGGCTGCCGCCCAGGAACTGGCCCACCGCGCTCCTGCCGGCCTGAACTCTCGAACGGTTGTGATCGGCTACGACCGCCGTTTTCTTGCCCCTGAGCTGGCGGAGGCCATTGCCGCCGCCGTACGCGGTTGTGATCTGGAGCCCTTGCTCACAGACTCAGCTGTACCAACGCCCGCCTGCAGCTGGGCGGTGGTGGAGCGCAGCGCCCTCGGCGCCCTGGTGATCACCGCCAGCCACAACCCACCGGAATGGCTGGGGCTCAAGATCAAGGGCACCTTCGGAGGATCAGTGGAGGGAGACTTCACTGCCGCGGTGGAGCAGCGCCTGGCGGCTGGTGGCATCACGCCACCGGTGCAGGGGGTCACCGCACGCTTTGACGGCCGTGGTGAACACATCGAAGGCCTTCGCCGCAAGCTTGATCTCTCCTCCCTGCGCCGCGGCCTGGAGGGGATGGGTCTCCAGGTGATTGTGGATCCGATGCACGGCTCGGCGGCAGGCTGCGTGGGGGAATTGCTCGGCGAGAACAGCTCTTACGAAAACAGCTCTAACGAAAACAGCCTTGTCCGCGAAATTCGCAGCCAGCGCGATCCCCTGTTCGGGGGAGCCCCCCCCGAACCCCTCGCCCCCTATCTGGGGGAGCTGATCGCTGCGGTGAAAGCAGCCACAGCAGCCGGGAAGCCAGCCGTTGGCCTGGTGTTCGATGGCGATGGCGATCGGATTGCAGCGGTGGATGAACAGGGTCGCTTCTGCAGCACCCAACAGCTGATGCCCCTCCTGATCGATCATCTCGCCAGGGCCAGACAGCTACCGGGCTCCGTGGTGAAAACGGTGAGTGGTTCGGATCTGATGCGCCTGGTCGCTGAAGACCTTGGTCGAACGGTGCTGGAGCTGCCGGTGGGTTTCAAATACATCGCTGCCGAGATGCTGGCTGGCGAGGTGCTGATCGGTGGCGAGGAATCCGGTGGGGTTGGCTTTGGGATGCATCTGCCGGAAAGGGATGCACTGTTCGCAGCCCTGCTGGTGCTCGAGGCCCTGGTCGAAGGTGGCCAGCCCCTGGGCGAACGGATCCGCAGCTTGCAGAGCCGCTGTGGTGGAGCCAGCCATTACGACCGTCTCGACCTGAGGCTGGCCGACATGGAATCGCGCCGGCGCCTGGAGACTCTGCTGGCCGATCAACCGCCCCAGGAGGTCGCCGGTGTTGCCGTGCAGGAGGTGGTGCGCACCGATGGCGTGAAGCTTCGGCTCGGACCAAGCCACTGGTTGATGCTTCGCTTCTCGGGAACCGAACCATTGCTGCGGCTTTACTGCGAAGGCCCCGACGAGGAGCGGGTCGCAGCGGTGCTGGACTGGGCCCGCGATTTCGCCACGGCTGTTTGA
- a CDS encoding TM0106 family RecB-like putative nuclease, producing the protein MGDTPAADKAVPSGQVLTDRLLRSWLRCRRRAWLDRHGDPSTRLYSAHRTLQLDDQQRSFVALLPEKPARGLAALEQGAAAAVGVRLRGAGPAGWWLEAHPPLLQRVSGQSRWGSFAYWPVLARQGRRLTREHRLPLALAGRLLEPLQGAAVPEALAVAGAGRRLEKERLPLNSSLQRQLDEALRKLAQDLLRPNPPALAADRRKCTLCSWRGVCNAEAAAEGHLSEVSGIGAKRREMLQELGFARLADLAAADPQQLALQLERFGEQHGAIAAPLVAQARAQRDGRVEHLGSGPALPELGSAPGVLLYDIESDPDARDDFLHGFVRLPRSDSGGWDLAAATYHPVLVLQEHGETRCWERLQAFLSRYPDWPLLHYGETESLALVRMAQRQGLAEGELATIRARMVDVHDRLRRHWRLPLNSYGLKTVAAWRGFRWRQQGVDGARALLWWRQWRGSGRHDRGHVQALHWIFIYNHDDSLATWAVAQWLLGQDSSGSRKPAGTSS; encoded by the coding sequence ATGGGTGACACCCCTGCTGCTGACAAGGCTGTCCCGTCCGGACAGGTGCTGACAGACCGCCTGTTGCGGAGCTGGTTGCGCTGTCGCCGTCGGGCCTGGCTGGATCGCCATGGGGATCCGAGCACTCGCTTGTATTCAGCCCATCGCACCCTTCAGCTGGATGATCAGCAGCGCAGTTTCGTGGCGTTGCTGCCTGAGAAACCCGCTCGGGGACTCGCTGCCTTGGAGCAGGGGGCGGCGGCGGCCGTGGGGGTGCGTCTCAGGGGGGCCGGCCCGGCCGGGTGGTGGCTTGAGGCCCATCCACCCCTCCTGCAGCGGGTGTCCGGCCAGAGCCGCTGGGGTTCCTTCGCCTATTGGCCAGTGCTCGCCCGTCAGGGGCGTCGGTTGACCCGAGAACATCGCCTGCCGCTGGCCCTGGCTGGCCGGCTGCTCGAGCCGCTGCAAGGGGCGGCAGTGCCCGAGGCGCTGGCGGTGGCCGGTGCCGGACGCCGATTGGAGAAGGAACGTCTGCCTCTCAACAGCAGCCTGCAGCGCCAGCTGGATGAAGCCCTGCGCAAGCTGGCTCAGGATTTGCTTCGGCCCAATCCACCGGCCCTTGCGGCGGATCGTCGCAAGTGCACGCTCTGTAGCTGGCGCGGGGTCTGTAATGCCGAGGCGGCTGCGGAGGGGCACCTCAGCGAAGTGAGTGGCATTGGTGCCAAGAGGCGAGAGATGCTGCAAGAGCTCGGATTTGCCCGATTGGCCGATCTTGCGGCTGCCGACCCGCAGCAGTTGGCCCTGCAGTTGGAGCGCTTCGGTGAGCAGCACGGTGCCATCGCGGCTCCGCTCGTGGCTCAGGCCAGGGCCCAGAGAGATGGAAGGGTCGAACACCTGGGGTCAGGCCCGGCTTTGCCGGAGCTGGGCTCTGCTCCTGGGGTTTTGCTCTACGACATTGAGTCGGATCCCGATGCCCGCGATGACTTCCTGCATGGGTTTGTGCGTCTGCCGCGCTCAGATTCCGGTGGGTGGGATCTGGCTGCAGCCACCTACCACCCAGTGCTGGTGCTCCAGGAGCACGGGGAAACACGCTGTTGGGAGCGTTTGCAGGCTTTTCTGAGTCGCTATCCCGACTGGCCGCTTCTGCATTACGGCGAAACGGAATCCCTTGCCCTCGTGCGGATGGCCCAGCGGCAAGGGCTCGCAGAGGGGGAGCTGGCGACCATTCGCGCGCGAATGGTCGATGTGCATGACCGTCTTCGCCGGCACTGGCGCCTGCCACTCAACAGCTATGGACTCAAAACCGTGGCCGCCTGGCGCGGCTTCCGCTGGAGGCAGCAGGGTGTCGATGGAGCCCGTGCCCTGCTCTGGTGGCGGCAGTGGCGTGGTTCCGGCCGGCACGATCGCGGCCATGTGCAGGCCTTGCACTGGATCTTTATCTACAACCACGACGACAGCCTGGCCACCTGGGCAGTGGCGCAATGGCTGCTCGGTCAGGACAGTTCAGGATCCCGGAAGCCGGCGGGCACGTCCAGCTGA